From the Jilunia laotingensis genome, the window CTGCGGTGTGTCTCTTGGAGTGACTTTCGTGTTTTTTGTTGGTATACTTGCCGGGCATTTCGGTCTGTCGGTCGATCCTCAGATGTTGAATTACGCTGAGAGTTTCGGTCTGGTCATTTTTGTCTATGCGTTAGGTTTACAGGTCGGTCCCGGATTTTTCAGTTCCTTGAGTAAAGGGGGGATCACACTGAATATACTGGCGATGGGCGTGGTGGTATTGGGAACCTTGCTTACGCTCATTTGCAGTTTGACGACAGGTGTGTCGCTGCCCGATATGGTTGGTATCCTTTGCGGTGCCACCACTAATACGCCTGCTCTTGGTGCAGCGCAACAGACCTTGAAACAGATGGGTATGGAAAGTAGCACACCCGCCTTGGGGTGTGCGGTAGCTTATCCCTTGGGAGTGGTCGGAGTAATTCTTTCCATACTGTTGATCCGCAAGCTTTTGGTACGCAAACGAGACCTCGAACTGAAAGTAAAGGACGATAACAATAATACTTATATAGCTGCATTTCAAGTGCATAATCCGGCCATATTCAATAAAAGCATTAAGGATATTGCCCACATGAGCTATCCGAAGTTCGTTATTTCCCGTTTATGGAGAGAAGGTAAAGTCAGTATCCCTACTTCGGAAAAGATTCTGAAGGAGGGCGACCGTTTGTTGGTAGTGGCTTCCGAAAAGGACGCTATGATCTTGACCGTGCTTTTTGGCGAACAGGAGAATACAGACTGGAATAAGGAAGACATCGATTGGAATGCCATCGACAGCCAGTTAATCTCCCAACGTATCGTTGTGACCCGTCCTGAACTGAACGGCAGAAAGTTAGGATCGCTCCGCTTGCGCAATCATTACGGCATCAATATCAGCCGTGTATACCGTTCGGGTGTGCAATTGCTAGCTACTCCCGAACTGACGCTCCAACTGGGTGACCGCTTGACGGTAGTAGGAGAGGCGGCCGCTATTCAGAATGTGGAAAAGGTCCTTGGCAATGCTATCAAAAGCCTGAAAGAACCCAATCTTGTGGCTGTATTTGTAGGCATCATTGCCGGTTTGGCATTAGGGGCGATTCCCATTACGATTCCGGGTATCAGCACGCCCGTGCGTTTGGGATTGGCAGGGGGACCTATCATAGTAGGGATTCTGATCGGTACCTTCGGCCCTCGTATGCACATGATCACCTATACCACCCGCAGCGCAAACCTGATGTTGCGTGCTTTGGGACTTTCCATGTACCTGGCTTGCCTGGGGCTGGATGCCGGTGCGCATTTCTTCGACACCGTATTTCGTCCCGAAGGGTTGCTTTGGATCGGTTTGGGAGCCGGATTGACCATCATCCCTACGGTCGTAGTAGGAGTTGTAGCTTTTAAATTCTTGAAAATAGATTTCGGTACCGTCTCGGGTATGCTTTGTGGAAGCATGGCGAATCCGATGGCGCTGAATTATGCAAATGATACGATTCCGGGTGACAATCCTTCGGTGGCATATGCGACGGTTTATCCGTTGTGCATGTTCCTTCGGGTCATCATCGCCCAGATTACTCTCATGTTTTTGCTAAATTAAAAAGGCATTCAGACCCTTATTGACCTGAAATATTAATATATTGTTAAACCTAAAATGTAACTATTATGACCGCTCAAAGTAACATCACACCAGAAAGCATTGTTGGTGACTTGCGTTATTTGCAATTATTGTCGCGCAGCTTCCCAAACATCGCTGATGCGAGTACTGAAATCATTAATCTGGAGGCTATATTGAATCTTCCCAAGGGTACGGAACATTTCCTGACGGATATTCATGGTGAATACGAAGCTTTCCAGCATGTGTTGAAAAATGCTTCCGGTGCGGTAAAGCGGAAAGTGAACGAGATCTTCGGCAACACTTTGCGCGAATCGGAAAAGAAAGAGTTGTGTACGTTGATCTATTATCCGGAGGAGAAATTGCAACTTGTGAAGGAGCAGGAATCGGATATGGACGATTGGTATATGATAACGCTCAACCAGGTGGTGAAAGTATGCCAGAACGTATCTTCCAAGTATACCCGTTCCAAAGTGCGTAAGTCATTGCCGAAGGAATTCTCATACATCATACAGGAGTTGCTCCACGAGTCGAGTGTAGAACCCAATAAACATGCTTACATCAATGTTATCGTCAGTACCATAATCAGCACGAAACGTGCCGATGCCTTCATTATAGCCATGTGTAAGTTGATCCAACGGTTGACCATCGACTCGTTGCATATTGTCGGAGATATTTATGACCGCGGCCCCGGTGCGCATATCATTATGGACACGCTGTGCAATTATCATAATTTCGATATCCAATGGGGAAACCATGATATTCTTTGGATGGGTGCAGCGGCAGGCAATACGAGTTGTATGGCGAATGTGATCCGCATGTCTATGAGATACGGCAATCTGGCTACTTTGGAAGATG encodes:
- a CDS encoding putative transporter — translated: MEWLYSLFIEHSALQAVVVLSLISAIGLGLGKIHICGVSLGVTFVFFVGILAGHFGLSVDPQMLNYAESFGLVIFVYALGLQVGPGFFSSLSKGGITLNILAMGVVVLGTLLTLICSLTTGVSLPDMVGILCGATTNTPALGAAQQTLKQMGMESSTPALGCAVAYPLGVVGVILSILLIRKLLVRKRDLELKVKDDNNNTYIAAFQVHNPAIFNKSIKDIAHMSYPKFVISRLWREGKVSIPTSEKILKEGDRLLVVASEKDAMILTVLFGEQENTDWNKEDIDWNAIDSQLISQRIVVTRPELNGRKLGSLRLRNHYGINISRVYRSGVQLLATPELTLQLGDRLTVVGEAAAIQNVEKVLGNAIKSLKEPNLVAVFVGIIAGLALGAIPITIPGISTPVRLGLAGGPIIVGILIGTFGPRMHMITYTTRSANLMLRALGLSMYLACLGLDAGAHFFDTVFRPEGLLWIGLGAGLTIIPTVVVGVVAFKFLKIDFGTVSGMLCGSMANPMALNYANDTIPGDNPSVAYATVYPLCMFLRVIIAQITLMFLLN